The Bacillus thuringiensis genome includes a window with the following:
- a CDS encoding ParA family protein, translating into MIVDADEQGNVLLSFGKNPDEYKLTLYDVLVDYVSPKAAIINVYENIDVLPSNTDMGFLDFDILPHQDKYINPFLLLKVALMSIEEHYDVIIFDSPPSSGLIQSNVICCTDNIMIPFQPERYNVRSLIKLIDVLKGFREQNNPDLKIVGVASTLVQKKHGFTSKCYARCKRILRIRRCTLFRYVYT; encoded by the coding sequence TTGATTGTTGACGCTGACGAACAAGGAAACGTGTTACTATCATTTGGTAAAAATCCGGATGAATACAAACTAACATTGTATGATGTTCTTGTTGATTATGTATCACCAAAAGCAGCAATCATTAATGTTTATGAAAATATTGATGTACTGCCGTCTAATACCGATATGGGTTTTTTAGATTTTGACATTTTACCCCATCAAGATAAGTATATTAATCCATTCCTTTTATTAAAGGTTGCTCTAATGTCTATCGAAGAACATTATGATGTTATTATTTTTGATAGTCCGCCTAGTTCCGGATTAATTCAAAGTAACGTTATTTGCTGTACGGACAATATCATGATTCCTTTCCAACCAGAAAGATATAATGTTAGATCTTTAATTAAGTTGATCGATGTACTTAAAGGTTTCCGCGAACAAAACAATCCCGATCTGAAAATTGTAGGTGTAGCATCTACACTTGTACAAAAAAAACACGGTTTTACATCAAAGTGTTATGCAAGATGCAAAAGAATTTTGCGAATCAGAAGATGTACACTATTTCGATACGTTTATACCTAA
- a CDS encoding GH25 family lysozyme, which produces MGQIIDISKWNAGSIKWDVLGPQLDLCICRVQYGSNMIDQYYNGYVKELEKRNIPHAAYAYGCFVSVNDAIKEADDFMARVSPNAKFLVLDTEDDTLKSCGEQKIAEASQAFIDRCKSKGWKVGFYVSHHMYNKYGLSNVKADFLWIPRYGGPRPKYPCDIWQYADGETGGWLDGVGKVDLNSLIGNKPLSWFIGNEQPISNGGYQYVKSGGFGVSLVPEVLNAMAERGTKGQVISDPLTGTAYLQTEVLPNPELDKITWWMDTRPEGKWYYEYIKK; this is translated from the coding sequence ATGGGACAAATTATCGATATTTCTAAATGGAATGCAGGTTCAATAAAATGGGATGTACTCGGACCACAATTAGATTTATGTATTTGCCGTGTGCAATACGGTTCTAATATGATAGATCAATATTATAACGGATATGTAAAAGAATTAGAGAAACGAAATATTCCCCATGCAGCTTACGCATATGGTTGTTTTGTAAGTGTAAATGATGCGATTAAAGAAGCAGATGATTTTATGGCTCGTGTTAGTCCTAATGCTAAATTCTTAGTTTTAGATACTGAAGATGATACATTGAAATCATGTGGAGAGCAAAAGATAGCGGAAGCATCTCAAGCCTTCATTGATCGTTGTAAGTCTAAAGGGTGGAAAGTTGGTTTTTATGTAAGTCACCACATGTATAACAAATATGGATTAAGCAATGTGAAAGCTGATTTCCTGTGGATTCCTCGTTATGGTGGACCTAGACCTAAATACCCTTGCGATATTTGGCAATACGCGGACGGGGAAACAGGAGGATGGCTCGATGGAGTCGGGAAGGTTGATTTAAATTCTTTAATCGGAAATAAACCTTTATCTTGGTTTATAGGAAACGAGCAACCTATTTCTAATGGCGGATATCAATATGTTAAGTCTGGTGGATTTGGCGTTTCATTGGTTCCGGAAGTATTAAATGCTATGGCCGAGCGTGGTACTAAAGGACAAGTTATTTCTGATCCATTAACCGGTACAGCATACTTGCAAACGGAAGTGTTGCCGAATCCTGAATTAGATAAAATTACTTGGTGGATGGATACTAGACCTGAAGGTAAATGGTATTACGAGTATATTAAGAAATAA
- a CDS encoding phage tail tube protein — protein MAGEDLKIKISSYLGVKKIVRIFDLSTGKVLAIGGQKEHTMNRTADTIDVSTKIGGIQNMEEIMNKMGVTDWKPKEYNDYKEYIQGQKEWSVDVSGALPASDAAYDILEAAYENGTPVGVSELDLGRMKEKVGIAIPTELSEEAPIDDLAGYSLSLTGTGPQVSRTYVPTPPSGS, from the coding sequence TTGGCAGGAGAAGATTTAAAAATTAAAATTTCGTCTTACTTAGGTGTAAAGAAAATCGTTCGTATTTTCGATTTAAGCACTGGCAAAGTTTTAGCGATTGGCGGTCAAAAAGAACATACAATGAATCGTACCGCAGACACTATCGATGTTTCCACTAAAATTGGTGGAATTCAAAACATGGAAGAAATCATGAATAAAATGGGTGTTACTGATTGGAAACCTAAAGAATACAACGATTACAAAGAGTACATTCAAGGGCAAAAAGAATGGAGTGTTGATGTATCTGGAGCTTTACCAGCTAGTGATGCCGCATATGACATTCTAGAAGCTGCATATGAAAACGGAACGCCTGTCGGTGTATCCGAATTAGATTTAGGTCGCATGAAAGAGAAAGTCGGAATCGCTATTCCAACTGAGTTAAGTGAAGAAGCTCCAATTGATGATTTAGCTGGATATTCATTATCCCTAACTGGTACAGGCCCACAAGTTAGTCGTACTTATGTGCCAACGCCACCATCTGGATCTTAA
- a CDS encoding DUF4355 domain-containing protein has translation MFKKEQETQYRLRVKGLQHFSDPEPNGGGEPEPTSAGGEPEFTLDHFQRFLDTNVDAQKILQSRVDSGVSKGVESYRTNTVPELIQKEIAKRTEKTPEQIEMEGMKAEIEKMKAENTRKTIETEVAKQADKLGIDADFALTFCVDPTSLDNTLKNVTKFNEYAESLVADRVQKSVDERFANNYAKGADLTLPKTNEIGNTSSLAIIQKQMTKQ, from the coding sequence ATGTTTAAGAAAGAACAGGAAACACAATATAGATTACGAGTAAAAGGTTTACAACATTTTAGTGATCCGGAACCAAACGGTGGGGGAGAACCTGAACCTACTTCAGCGGGTGGCGAACCAGAATTCACGTTGGATCATTTTCAAAGATTCTTAGATACAAATGTTGACGCTCAAAAAATCCTTCAATCTCGTGTTGATAGCGGTGTTTCTAAGGGTGTTGAATCATACCGAACTAATACGGTCCCTGAACTCATTCAAAAAGAGATTGCAAAACGTACAGAAAAGACACCTGAGCAAATTGAAATGGAAGGTATGAAAGCTGAAATCGAAAAGATGAAAGCTGAAAATACTCGTAAAACAATCGAAACAGAAGTTGCTAAACAAGCAGATAAATTAGGTATTGACGCTGACTTTGCTCTTACCTTCTGCGTAGATCCAACTTCACTAGATAACACACTTAAAAATGTAACTAAGTTCAACGAATACGCTGAATCATTAGTTGCAGATCGTGTACAAAAGAGTGTTGATGAGCGCTTTGCTAACAACTATGCGAAGGGCGCTGACTTAACATTGCCTAAAACAAATGAAATAGGTAATACAAGTAGCTTAGCCATTATTCAAAAACAAATGACCAAACAATAA
- a CDS encoding BhlA/UviB family holin-like peptide, with amino-acid sequence MEDAIFNSVIQQGAFAALFVWMLFTTQKKNEQREEQYQLVIQKNQQVIEEQAKAFGSISKDVTEIKQKLFEGDDK; translated from the coding sequence ATGGAAGATGCAATTTTCAATTCAGTTATTCAACAAGGAGCATTCGCAGCATTATTCGTATGGATGCTTTTTACTACGCAAAAAAAGAATGAGCAACGTGAAGAACAATATCAATTAGTAATCCAAAAGAACCAACAAGTCATTGAAGAGCAAGCGAAAGCTTTCGGGTCTATTTCTAAAGATGTAACAGAAATTAAACAAAAACTTTTTGAAGGGGACGATAAATAA
- a CDS encoding phage head-tail connector protein — protein sequence MLQRIKIRLGITDTAQDDLLNELITSIRDVISLRVGVITFPKVLESIAVEVVISSYNRRGSEGASSEAVDVISTSYITNLLEPYTEQLENFKKGLTQGTEDATGTGRSGVKFF from the coding sequence ATGTTACAACGAATTAAGATTCGTTTAGGGATTACAGATACAGCCCAGGATGATTTATTAAATGAATTGATTACTTCTATACGTGACGTTATATCGTTGCGTGTAGGGGTGATTACATTTCCTAAAGTTCTAGAATCAATTGCAGTTGAAGTAGTTATTTCTTCTTATAACCGTAGAGGTTCTGAGGGTGCTTCTAGCGAAGCGGTAGACGTAATATCAACTTCTTATATTACTAACTTACTAGAACCGTATACAGAGCAATTAGAGAACTTTAAAAAGGGATTAACGCAAGGAACTGAAGATGCAACCGGAACTGGTCGAAGCGGAGTGAAGTTCTTTTGA
- a CDS encoding phage tail spike protein gives MQLKAYLENAYKISYNPPLNELWTAGFSLPFTDLKREEIETFDYVEIYDNGKRIGMFRIMDSIEERDAENKIISYKCEHVLSTLMDSVLFGYHQRVNLTTRENIEYLLSKQNIKHWKLGQCDFVRYFHYAWENESTLLGPLYSIPQPFDEKYQWTWDDSSYPWTLNIVRYSAEVTGELRYKKTMKGIKRTVDAKNVMTRIYPLGYGEGVNQLTIKDVNGGVPYTDAPGFIRELYGGLDYIWVDRRFEDAQSLYDSARMMLMRNCVPKVTYEIDAIDYELIDPYKIEKYETGKLVRLYDEELGISVDLRVMNHSKDDADGNPLAVKLTLENRATDIGTTYADIEKRQQINEVYSQGCTTMIAYSYNDNCDPENPAVIKFFIPDDLKNINTLDLTFEIEEFRAYSKATRGGGSIVESTSAGGAVVNSTSSGGGVVNSTSSGGGSTQTSSSGGGSTQTSSSGGGGTFTSEAGGGSVASSSNGGNHRHMMFGFQSTIGDNTGGMEYRNYISAIDDGGGAIGSALPTGAEMDLWTYTADGNHSHTTSIPSHKHQVNIPAHSHSVTIPAHTHSVSIPDHTHQISIPHHTHEINIPNHTHTITLPDHIHDIQHGIYKLSERPSRATIRVDGNEVPVTSTSAENVNLEPYLSKDNSGKIERNKWHVITITPDKLGRVNANVISRLFIQSRTGGTF, from the coding sequence ATGCAGCTCAAGGCATATCTTGAGAATGCATATAAAATAAGTTACAACCCGCCACTCAATGAACTTTGGACGGCGGGTTTTTCATTGCCATTCACTGATCTTAAGCGAGAAGAAATTGAAACGTTTGATTATGTAGAGATTTACGATAACGGTAAACGCATCGGCATGTTCCGTATTATGGATAGTATAGAAGAACGAGATGCAGAAAACAAAATTATATCTTATAAATGCGAGCACGTTTTATCCACTCTAATGGATAGCGTGCTTTTTGGTTATCATCAAAGAGTTAATTTGACGACACGAGAGAACATTGAGTACTTATTGAGCAAACAAAACATTAAACATTGGAAACTAGGACAATGTGATTTTGTCAGGTATTTTCATTATGCATGGGAAAATGAATCTACTTTACTTGGTCCTTTGTATAGTATCCCGCAGCCATTTGATGAAAAATACCAATGGACATGGGACGACTCATCTTATCCTTGGACGTTAAACATAGTTCGTTATTCTGCTGAAGTTACAGGAGAACTTCGATATAAGAAAACCATGAAAGGCATTAAACGGACTGTAGATGCTAAAAACGTAATGACAAGAATTTATCCCCTTGGATACGGAGAAGGTGTAAACCAACTCACTATAAAAGACGTGAATGGTGGTGTCCCTTATACAGACGCTCCTGGCTTTATCAGAGAGTTATATGGCGGATTAGATTACATTTGGGTTGATAGACGATTCGAAGACGCTCAGTCACTTTATGATTCCGCAAGAATGATGCTTATGAGGAATTGCGTACCAAAAGTTACTTATGAAATAGACGCGATAGATTACGAGTTAATTGATCCATACAAAATAGAAAAGTACGAAACTGGAAAGTTAGTTCGTCTTTATGATGAAGAATTAGGAATATCGGTGGATTTGCGAGTTATGAATCATTCAAAAGATGATGCAGATGGAAATCCTCTTGCGGTTAAGCTGACGCTAGAAAATAGAGCTACAGACATAGGAACAACTTACGCCGACATAGAAAAGAGACAGCAAATCAACGAAGTATATTCTCAAGGTTGTACCACAATGATTGCATATAGTTATAACGATAATTGCGATCCAGAAAATCCAGCTGTCATTAAATTCTTTATTCCTGACGATTTAAAGAATATAAACACACTAGATTTAACTTTTGAAATTGAAGAGTTTCGCGCTTATTCTAAGGCTACAAGAGGCGGTGGGTCTATTGTAGAATCTACATCTGCCGGCGGCGCTGTCGTTAACTCAACAAGTTCTGGTGGTGGAGTTGTGAACTCTACTTCTAGTGGCGGTGGATCTACACAAACTTCTAGTAGCGGTGGTGGCAGCACACAAACTTCTAGTTCTGGTGGTGGCGGAACATTCACAAGTGAAGCTGGTGGTGGTTCTGTAGCGTCATCTAGCAATGGTGGTAATCATCGTCATATGATGTTCGGATTCCAGTCAACGATTGGAGATAATACGGGTGGAATGGAGTATAGAAACTATATATCGGCAATTGATGATGGTGGAGGTGCTATTGGTTCAGCGCTACCTACGGGGGCGGAAATGGATTTATGGACTTATACAGCGGATGGAAATCATTCGCATACAACTTCCATTCCGTCTCATAAACACCAAGTAAATATACCTGCGCATTCTCACAGTGTAACTATACCGGCACATACGCATTCAGTTTCTATTCCAGATCATACGCATCAAATTAGCATACCGCATCACACACATGAAATTAATATACCGAACCATACACATACAATCACTTTACCGGACCACATTCATGATATTCAACACGGTATTTATAAATTATCTGAACGTCCAAGCAGGGCAACTATTAGAGTTGATGGTAATGAAGTGCCTGTCACTTCCACATCAGCAGAAAATGTGAATTTAGAACCTTATTTATCTAAGGATAATTCAGGTAAAATCGAACGAAACAAATGGCACGTTATCACTATCACACCAGACAAGTTAGGTCGTGTTAATGCTAACGTTATTTCACGTCTCTTCATACAGAGCCGGACGGGAGGAACTTTCTAA
- a CDS encoding DUF5309 family protein: MKKTADLLSVEKIDLSEAIAYASPMDTPFTTLLLQNGLTADATSMEISWREAALDSNRKGPQLEGAEATGANKTTRELIKNNQQIFQRTAEVSGSLDAVKVPGVPGGEMASEINDRMIESKVDLEWYVLQGTKADESGATPRQMNGLINLINAKNKFTPKDGKLSAEDLIKAFRLCWEKGAGGDKLVQCGSAVAEFIDKLFKVDKGVMIPALQGGGNILGLTADVIHTRYGRGNIVLNRHMPDGALSIVDLNQVKLRPLRKMVAKPLPQSGDSEKRMIVGEYSLELKNSYAGAVISSITGIVEPVAPTQP; the protein is encoded by the coding sequence ATGAAAAAAACTGCTGATTTACTTTCCGTAGAGAAAATTGACCTGTCTGAAGCTATTGCTTACGCTTCACCAATGGATACACCATTTACTACATTACTATTACAAAATGGTTTAACTGCCGATGCAACAAGTATGGAAATCTCTTGGAGAGAAGCCGCTCTTGACTCGAACCGCAAAGGACCTCAATTGGAAGGTGCAGAGGCTACAGGAGCAAATAAAACAACTCGTGAACTGATCAAAAATAACCAACAAATTTTCCAACGTACTGCTGAAGTATCTGGTTCATTAGATGCTGTGAAAGTTCCTGGCGTGCCTGGTGGAGAAATGGCTTCGGAAATTAACGACCGTATGATTGAAAGTAAAGTTGACTTAGAATGGTACGTATTACAAGGGACGAAAGCGGACGAATCAGGTGCTACACCTCGTCAAATGAATGGTCTTATCAACTTAATTAATGCCAAAAACAAGTTTACTCCAAAAGACGGTAAACTTTCCGCTGAGGATTTAATCAAAGCTTTCCGTCTTTGCTGGGAAAAGGGTGCTGGTGGCGACAAGTTAGTTCAATGCGGATCTGCTGTTGCGGAATTCATTGATAAATTGTTCAAAGTTGACAAAGGTGTAATGATTCCAGCGTTGCAAGGTGGCGGAAATATCCTCGGTTTAACTGCTGATGTGATCCACACTCGTTACGGACGTGGAAATATCGTATTAAATCGTCATATGCCTGATGGTGCTTTATCAATTGTCGATTTAAATCAAGTTAAACTTCGCCCGTTGCGTAAAATGGTAGCTAAACCACTTCCTCAAAGTGGTGACTCTGAAAAACGAATGATTGTTGGTGAATACTCATTAGAACTTAAAAATAGTTATGCTGGAGCAGTTATTAGTAGTATCACAGGTATTGTTGAGCCAGTAGCTCCAACACAACCTTAA
- a CDS encoding phage tail tape measure protein has product MAGHEQIGVDITVNNGQAEAQLRSFQQTAEQTGGKIEQAFSKIGAIGDKLTVGVTTPLAAVSAMGIKTAIDFDNSQAKIQKGLGLTAQEAKKMNESVKNVWKDGFGENVDEAAEALVKVKQNMRDIGTGKELEETTKDAMLLAQTFDSDLSEVTRGANQLMVNFGVSSKEAMDLFAAGAQQGMNFSNELFDNVAEYAPLFATMGYSAEEYFNTIAKGAQEGAYNLDYVNDVMKEFQIRLKDGSLEETMAGLSKGTQEVWESFKSGKKNVKDVFQSVMGDLEKMDDRVKVNQIGVKMFGTKWEDLEAPTMFALGNINGGIKDVAGAMDRMRKAQDETLSVKWQKTLREAQVALEPLGKMLLDIAMDVLPAVSSAVKSVTEWFAGLSPEAQKTVIAIGGIALAAGPALSILGRMGGVIGGLVGKIGSFATAARAGAAATTAIQGASGAAALGMGGLGTALGGAVIAAAPWLIGAAAIGAAGYGIYKAMTQEAVPAVDLFKDRVNLAANGTIASVDKISQGTQKAVGAFMELSQKTGTELTNMYANQTAINEENMPKIVGQFDEMKNQIIAGYDKQKNDAVTKTTEMFAAMGTITDQEKASILEKMNGYYEQQKQKAQDTQNQIVGILNTAKEQKRQLTTDEFNQLMQLQSNYQSEAVKSLSANKTEQEVILQNLKDSKSRMNAEMASDAIQKMEKQRSETVKKAQSEYDEKIRIITKGRDEMGSITSEQADKMIADAKRQRDGVVDKANEIKSQGVDRLKGSYKDLESQVDTSTGNILTHWDRVKRWWDGWNPTAKQMVVSTVDGVVSAATGGRVHLPGNANGTPFFGGGLTRVNERGDEIMNLPRGTQIIPHDLSKRYIDRAANNSSNGQNTASGGFNINVNEMNVRQESDINKIAQQLDQLQKSRARGVGII; this is encoded by the coding sequence ATGGCTGGTCATGAACAAATTGGCGTTGATATAACCGTAAATAACGGACAAGCTGAAGCACAGTTAAGAAGTTTTCAACAAACAGCAGAACAAACAGGCGGTAAAATTGAACAAGCTTTCAGTAAAATTGGAGCCATTGGTGATAAATTAACTGTCGGCGTTACTACTCCTTTAGCTGCTGTATCTGCTATGGGTATTAAAACAGCAATTGATTTCGATAATTCACAAGCTAAAATCCAAAAAGGATTAGGTCTAACGGCACAAGAAGCGAAGAAAATGAACGAATCTGTAAAAAATGTATGGAAAGATGGATTCGGTGAAAATGTTGACGAAGCTGCAGAAGCTCTTGTGAAAGTTAAACAGAATATGCGAGATATAGGAACAGGCAAAGAATTAGAAGAAACAACAAAAGATGCTATGTTATTAGCTCAAACTTTCGATTCCGATCTGTCCGAAGTTACTCGTGGCGCCAACCAGTTAATGGTTAACTTTGGCGTTTCTTCAAAAGAAGCTATGGACTTATTCGCAGCAGGTGCACAGCAAGGTATGAACTTTTCAAACGAATTATTTGATAACGTTGCTGAGTACGCTCCGTTATTTGCGACAATGGGTTACTCTGCTGAAGAGTACTTTAATACTATCGCTAAAGGCGCTCAAGAGGGCGCGTATAACCTTGACTATGTAAATGATGTAATGAAAGAGTTTCAAATTCGCCTTAAAGATGGTTCTCTCGAAGAAACGATGGCAGGTTTATCTAAAGGTACCCAAGAAGTTTGGGAATCCTTTAAATCTGGCAAAAAGAATGTAAAAGATGTCTTCCAATCTGTAATGGGTGACTTAGAAAAAATGGATGATCGTGTAAAGGTTAACCAAATTGGCGTGAAAATGTTCGGGACGAAATGGGAAGATCTCGAAGCACCTACAATGTTTGCGCTAGGTAACATAAATGGCGGTATTAAAGATGTTGCTGGCGCAATGGATAGAATGCGAAAGGCTCAAGATGAGACTCTATCTGTTAAATGGCAAAAAACATTACGTGAAGCTCAAGTTGCTTTAGAGCCACTTGGGAAAATGCTATTAGATATCGCTATGGATGTTCTCCCTGCTGTTTCTTCTGCTGTTAAATCTGTTACTGAATGGTTCGCTGGCTTATCTCCTGAAGCTCAAAAAACAGTAATAGCAATTGGTGGTATCGCTTTAGCTGCTGGCCCTGCTCTTTCTATATTAGGAAGAATGGGCGGAGTTATTGGTGGATTGGTTGGTAAAATTGGTAGTTTTGCAACTGCTGCTCGTGCTGGCGCTGCTGCAACTACTGCTATTCAAGGTGCTTCTGGTGCCGCTGCTTTGGGGATGGGCGGATTAGGTACTGCCCTTGGCGGTGCGGTTATCGCTGCTGCTCCTTGGTTAATTGGTGCCGCTGCTATCGGTGCTGCTGGATATGGAATCTATAAAGCTATGACTCAGGAAGCTGTTCCGGCTGTTGACTTATTCAAAGATCGTGTTAATTTAGCTGCTAATGGAACTATTGCCAGTGTAGATAAAATATCTCAAGGTACACAAAAAGCTGTAGGCGCTTTTATGGAACTTTCCCAAAAGACAGGGACTGAATTAACAAACATGTATGCGAACCAAACGGCAATCAATGAAGAGAACATGCCTAAGATTGTCGGGCAATTCGATGAGATGAAGAATCAAATCATTGCAGGGTACGACAAACAAAAGAATGACGCTGTTACAAAAACAACAGAAATGTTCGCAGCAATGGGTACTATTACAGACCAAGAGAAAGCAAGCATCTTAGAAAAAATGAATGGTTATTATGAACAACAAAAACAAAAGGCTCAAGATACCCAAAACCAGATTGTCGGGATTTTGAATACAGCTAAAGAGCAAAAACGACAATTAACCACTGACGAATTTAATCAATTAATGCAATTGCAAAGTAACTACCAAAGTGAAGCTGTTAAATCTCTTTCTGCTAACAAAACGGAGCAAGAAGTAATACTTCAGAACTTAAAAGACTCAAAGAGTCGTATGAATGCTGAAATGGCTTCTGATGCTATTCAAAAGATGGAGAAACAACGTTCTGAAACTGTAAAGAAAGCGCAGTCTGAATATGACGAAAAAATTCGGATTATCACAAAAGGCCGTGATGAAATGGGGTCTATCACAAGTGAACAAGCGGATAAAATGATTGCAGATGCGAAAAGACAACGAGATGGAGTAGTTGATAAGGCGAATGAAATCAAGAGTCAAGGTGTTGACCGTTTAAAAGGTTCTTATAAAGATTTAGAAAGTCAAGTAGATACAAGCACAGGTAACATTTTAACTCATTGGGATAGAGTGAAACGTTGGTGGGATGGTTGGAATCCTACAGCTAAACAAATGGTTGTTAGTACTGTCGATGGAGTTGTTAGCGCTGCTACTGGAGGGAGAGTTCATCTACCGGGAAACGCAAATGGAACACCTTTCTTTGGTGGAGGTTTAACACGCGTCAATGAACGTGGCGATGAAATTATGAATCTACCTCGTGGCACACAAATTATTCCTCACGATTTATCGAAACGATATATCGATAGAGCAGCGAATAATTCTTCAAACGGACAAAATACCGCTTCAGGTGGTTTCAATATAAATGTTAACGAAATGAATGTAAGGCAAGAAAGTGACATAAACAAAATAGCTCAACAATTGGATCAGTTACAAAAATCTAGAGCGAGAGGGGTTGGCATAATTTGA
- a CDS encoding distal tail protein Dit → MIVLDGIPAEQLGIHVLKDYVDPAIPATRDSGVVIPGRHGEIDFGAYLEKREFSFPIVLIPQSSYHEALMKTDELKKILIDSYGKPRTFKLVVGDRPDRYYNARYSGALPISDLIKNRFFTLPLVAYDPHAYSILESTNDIKWEDMIPWMSDIPISYKKTSYTITTAQTLNLDNYGPQVVRPVIEISGSANDLTFTLKSERFSLGSFTNSTFLIDAERYAVMKDGQNFLFKMQGNLEKLELMPGANAIPIGGSNLNINIAFKYRAKYI, encoded by the coding sequence TTGATTGTATTAGATGGAATCCCAGCAGAACAATTAGGAATACACGTATTAAAAGATTATGTAGACCCAGCTATCCCTGCTACTAGAGATTCAGGAGTTGTCATTCCAGGTAGACATGGAGAAATAGATTTCGGAGCTTATTTAGAGAAAAGGGAATTTAGTTTTCCTATCGTCCTTATTCCGCAGTCATCTTACCATGAAGCATTAATGAAAACGGATGAATTAAAAAAGATACTTATCGATTCATACGGAAAACCTCGCACCTTTAAACTTGTTGTAGGCGATAGACCAGATCGCTATTACAACGCAAGGTATAGTGGTGCGTTACCTATAAGTGATTTAATAAAAAACAGGTTTTTCACATTACCATTAGTGGCGTATGATCCACATGCTTATTCAATTCTTGAAAGTACCAATGATATAAAGTGGGAAGATATGATTCCATGGATGTCTGATATTCCTATTAGTTATAAAAAGACATCTTATACAATTACTACCGCTCAAACTTTGAACTTGGATAATTATGGCCCTCAAGTTGTACGACCTGTAATTGAAATAAGTGGTAGCGCCAATGACTTAACGTTCACTTTAAAAAGTGAGCGTTTTTCTTTAGGATCTTTTACAAATTCAACGTTTTTAATTGATGCAGAGCGATATGCAGTAATGAAAGATGGTCAGAATTTTTTGTTCAAAATGCAAGGAAACTTAGAAAAATTAGAATTAATGCCAGGCGCTAATGCAATACCAATAGGCGGTTCAAACCTCAATATAAACATTGCATTCAAATACCGCGCTAAATATATATAA
- a CDS encoding HK97 gp10 family phage protein produces the protein MSIRIDVSGFGQLAASIGRYNNQMKQRVKDTVDNTTTDIQSQAKAEANVDTGDMRRKIEKKPTVSSGGTIRGSVQSLAEYTVHVNYGHMVRAGQIFYDKRSKSFKRVKRTRFIPGSYFFTRAVTKGKSEFAREIGKALRYDG, from the coding sequence ATGTCAATTCGAATTGATGTTAGTGGATTTGGACAACTTGCAGCAAGTATAGGTAGATACAATAACCAAATGAAACAACGGGTGAAAGATACCGTTGATAATACAACTACAGACATTCAATCCCAAGCGAAAGCAGAAGCGAATGTTGATACTGGTGATATGAGACGCAAAATCGAAAAGAAGCCCACCGTTTCATCAGGTGGCACAATTAGAGGTAGCGTCCAATCATTAGCTGAATATACAGTCCATGTTAACTATGGTCATATGGTTAGAGCTGGACAGATATTTTATGACAAACGCTCTAAATCATTTAAACGTGTAAAAAGAACACGATTTATCCCTGGTAGTTATTTCTTCACAAGAGCAGTAACAAAGGGTAAGAGTGAATTTGCAAGAGAAATAGGAAAGGCGTTGAGATACGATGGCTAA